In one Sulfuricella sp. genomic region, the following are encoded:
- a CDS encoding outer membrane protein transport protein, with protein sequence MKLKKIVGVLAAIGIAAPGVALATNGMLMEGYGPIATGMGGASMAYDNGAGGMANNPATIGLMANGTSRLDVAIGGLHPDITSTCTTAPCAGAKAKSGGDAYYMPAAGWVKKDGKLAYGVGVFAQGGMGTEYGTSTWVSGGTGLPSRSEVGVGSLIVPIAYDVTPDLNIAGSLDFVWAGMDLQMAMSAAQMGALAAGGNLTGAPMATLGAFMGGANNVGYFDFSNSDDFSGRAHSTGWAGKLGMTYKVNKQMTIGATYHSQTSLNDMEADGAQMRMIDNSGSMGPAGTTYTLTGKVKIVDFQFPETFGFGVAFQANDKLMIAADYKRIGWEKVMKNMHMTFASSDMGGVTMDMKLPQNWKDQDVFQLGVAYKATDALTLRAGVNISDNPVPEAYVNPLFPATIKEHYTLGAGYAFNKVSEVNASYSYAPKVTVTSPAVAGVSNGYSIEHAQNNWQLMYSHRF encoded by the coding sequence ATGAAACTTAAAAAAATTGTGGGTGTACTGGCCGCTATCGGAATTGCAGCACCGGGCGTTGCCCTGGCAACCAACGGCATGTTGATGGAAGGCTACGGCCCGATTGCAACCGGTATGGGTGGCGCATCCATGGCCTATGACAACGGCGCTGGCGGCATGGCAAACAACCCTGCAACCATCGGCCTGATGGCTAATGGCACCAGCCGTCTGGATGTCGCGATTGGTGGTTTGCACCCTGATATTACTTCGACTTGTACGACTGCCCCGTGCGCCGGCGCGAAAGCCAAATCTGGTGGTGATGCCTACTATATGCCGGCTGCAGGCTGGGTGAAGAAAGACGGCAAGCTGGCATATGGCGTTGGCGTGTTTGCGCAGGGTGGCATGGGTACGGAATATGGTACGAGCACTTGGGTGAGCGGCGGCACAGGCTTGCCCAGCCGCTCCGAAGTTGGCGTGGGTAGCCTGATTGTACCGATTGCTTACGATGTGACTCCCGACCTGAATATCGCTGGCTCGCTGGATTTCGTCTGGGCGGGCATGGATCTGCAAATGGCAATGTCTGCGGCCCAAATGGGTGCCCTGGCAGCTGGGGGCAATTTGACGGGAGCCCCAATGGCAACTCTTGGCGCTTTTATGGGTGGTGCGAACAACGTCGGATACTTTGATTTCTCAAATAGTGACGATTTTAGCGGCAGGGCGCATTCCACTGGCTGGGCCGGGAAACTGGGCATGACCTACAAGGTCAACAAGCAGATGACCATCGGCGCAACCTATCACTCCCAAACCAGCTTGAATGACATGGAAGCTGACGGCGCGCAGATGCGAATGATCGATAATTCTGGATCAATGGGGCCTGCAGGAACAACCTATACTTTGACAGGCAAGGTCAAAATCGTTGACTTCCAGTTCCCGGAAACTTTTGGTTTTGGCGTCGCTTTCCAGGCTAATGACAAGCTGATGATCGCAGCTGATTATAAGCGTATTGGCTGGGAAAAGGTCATGAAAAACATGCACATGACGTTCGCTAGCTCGGACATGGGTGGCGTTACCATGGACATGAAGCTGCCGCAAAACTGGAAAGATCAGGATGTGTTCCAGCTGGGTGTGGCATATAAGGCAACCGATGCGCTGACCCTGCGCGCCGGCGTGAATATTTCCGACAACCCGGTTCCGGAGGCTTATGTCAATCCGCTGTTCCCTGCAACCATCAAGGAGCATTACACCCTGGGTGCTGGCTATGCGTTCAACAAGGTGTCCGAAGTGAATGCTTCGTACTCCTATGCGCCTAAAGTGACTGTGACCTCTCCGGCAGTAGCAGGCGTTTCGAACGGCTACAGTATCGAGCACGCGCAAAACAACTGGCAACTGATGTACAGCCACCGTTTCTAA